A genomic segment from Pseudomonas sp. S09G 359 encodes:
- a CDS encoding ABC transporter substrate-binding protein: MVLNKRATAVLLAGLLATATHAAMAAESVNFVSWGGSTQDAQKQAWADPFSKASGITVVQDGPTDYGKLKAMVESGNVQWDVVDVEADFALRAAAEGLLEPLDFSVIQRDKIDPRFVSDHGVGSFFFSFVLGYNEGKLGAGKPQDWSALFDTKTYPGKRALYKWPSPGVLELALLADGVAADKLYPLDLDRAFKKLDTIKKDIVWWGGGAQSQQLLASGEVSMGQFWNGRIHALQEDGAPVGVSWKQNLVMADILVVPKGTKNKAAAMKFLASASSAKGQADFSNLTAYAPVNIDSVQRLDSVLAPNLPTAYVKDQITLDFAYWAKNGPAIATRWNEWLVK, from the coding sequence ATGGTGTTGAACAAACGTGCAACCGCAGTACTGCTCGCGGGCTTGTTGGCCACGGCAACTCACGCGGCCATGGCGGCCGAAAGCGTCAATTTCGTGAGCTGGGGCGGTAGCACCCAGGATGCGCAGAAACAGGCCTGGGCGGACCCGTTCAGCAAGGCCAGCGGTATCACCGTGGTGCAGGACGGCCCCACCGACTACGGCAAACTCAAAGCCATGGTCGAGAGCGGCAACGTGCAGTGGGACGTGGTGGATGTTGAGGCCGACTTCGCCTTGCGCGCCGCCGCCGAAGGTTTGCTCGAACCCCTCGATTTCTCGGTGATCCAGCGCGACAAGATCGACCCACGCTTCGTTTCCGACCATGGCGTCGGTTCGTTCTTCTTCTCCTTCGTGCTTGGCTACAACGAAGGCAAGCTCGGCGCCGGCAAGCCACAAGATTGGAGCGCGCTGTTCGACACCAAGACCTACCCCGGTAAACGCGCCCTCTACAAATGGCCAAGCCCTGGCGTGCTCGAACTGGCGCTGCTGGCCGACGGCGTAGCCGCCGACAAGCTCTACCCGCTGGACCTGGACCGCGCCTTCAAGAAGCTCGACACGATCAAGAAAGACATCGTCTGGTGGGGCGGCGGCGCGCAGTCGCAGCAACTGCTGGCCTCCGGTGAAGTGAGCATGGGCCAGTTCTGGAACGGCCGCATCCACGCCTTACAGGAAGACGGCGCGCCAGTGGGCGTGAGCTGGAAGCAGAACCTGGTCATGGCCGATATCCTCGTCGTGCCTAAAGGCACCAAGAACAAAGCCGCGGCGATGAAGTTCCTCGCCAGTGCCAGCAGCGCCAAGGGCCAGGCGGATTTTTCCAACCTGACCGCCTATGCTCCGGTGAATATCGACAGCGTGCAGCGCCTCGATTCGGTCCTCGCGCCCAACCTGCCGACCGCCTACGTCAAGGATCAGATCACCCTCGATTTCGCCTACTGGGCCAAGAACGGTCCGGCCATTGCGACACGGTGGAATGAATGGCTAGTCAAATGA